A part of Chloroflexota bacterium genomic DNA contains:
- a CDS encoding HAD family hydrolase yields the protein MRRRRGRWPIGPSAVKAVFWDLDDTVLDTLSGRADALTATYEEIIGERPDARELWRMHLGVTIEALAKELTGNDWPRFVERYRAIYYASEEPLEPYPGVVETLEALSSDGLEMAIVTSKISWGARGELERAGLLDYFAAVVGWDDCARPKPAPDPLLVAMERTGQKEPAQIAYVGDVPTDVQAARAAGCRAIGASWGSLDPERLRAAEPDLLAEHPSAVLAYVRRSRRPIA from the coding sequence ATACGCCGGCGCCGCGGGCGTTGGCCGATTGGGCCGTCGGCGGTGAAGGCCGTCTTCTGGGATCTTGACGACACCGTCCTGGACACGCTGTCCGGCCGGGCCGACGCCCTGACCGCAACCTATGAAGAAATCATCGGCGAGCGACCCGACGCGCGCGAACTCTGGCGCATGCACCTGGGAGTCACGATTGAAGCGCTGGCCAAGGAGCTCACGGGCAACGACTGGCCGCGATTCGTCGAGCGCTACCGGGCAATCTATTACGCGAGCGAGGAACCGCTCGAGCCCTACCCTGGAGTGGTCGAGACCCTGGAGGCGCTGAGCTCCGACGGGCTGGAGATGGCCATCGTTACCTCGAAGATCTCCTGGGGCGCCAGGGGCGAGTTGGAGCGCGCCGGACTGCTGGATTACTTTGCAGCCGTGGTGGGCTGGGACGACTGCGCAAGGCCCAAACCGGCGCCCGACCCGCTGCTGGTGGCGATGGAACGCACCGGGCAAAAAGAGCCGGCGCAGATCGCCTACGTGGGCGACGTGCCGACCGACGTCCAGGCCGCCCGCGCGGCCGGCTGCCGTGCAATCGGGGCGAGCTGGGGGTCGCTGGATCCGGAGCGGCTGCGAGCCGCCGAACCGGACCTGCTGGCCGAACATCCATCTGCGGTGCTGGCATACGTCCGCCGGAGTCGGCGGCCGATCGCCTGA
- a CDS encoding aldo/keto reductase → MEYRKFGDSELEVSVVGFGGWPMGGNYGESDDSEGQAAVRRAHELGVTCFDNAAVYGQGHSERVMGAALKPIRDQIVLVTKCGLDRDPEGGGVIRNGTRAHVLESCERSLKNLDTDYIDLMLVHWPDIFTPFEETMRALEELHRAGKIRYAGVSNFLPDMLEECKKHFGIVANQMGYSMLDRRIERDVMPWCAQNGIGIMSYGSLAHGLLSGAMTAEYEFKPNDWRYSGNAFGLPLFDRAKHFPANIQTQDRLRAIAEREGHTLPDLALSWVVSHETVTTALVGFTTPGQVEDAARAAEWKLSPELYAEVTAISDEAYQRNVSGEMMAPPVGTKNAWNPNPTKFA, encoded by the coding sequence ATGGAATACCGCAAGTTTGGTGATTCGGAACTCGAGGTCTCGGTTGTCGGGTTCGGCGGCTGGCCGATGGGCGGAAATTACGGCGAGTCCGACGACAGCGAAGGCCAAGCTGCGGTGCGGCGCGCGCATGAATTGGGGGTCACGTGCTTTGACAACGCCGCCGTTTACGGGCAGGGGCACTCCGAGCGGGTGATGGGCGCGGCGCTCAAACCGATACGCGACCAGATCGTGCTGGTGACCAAGTGCGGACTTGACCGCGACCCCGAGGGCGGCGGAGTGATCCGCAACGGCACCCGCGCCCACGTGCTGGAGTCCTGCGAGCGGAGCCTCAAGAACCTGGACACCGACTACATCGACCTGATGCTGGTCCACTGGCCGGACATCTTCACCCCATTCGAGGAGACTATGCGGGCGCTGGAAGAGCTCCACCGGGCCGGCAAGATCCGCTACGCCGGGGTGTCGAACTTCCTGCCGGACATGCTGGAGGAATGCAAGAAGCACTTCGGCATCGTCGCCAACCAGATGGGCTACTCGATGCTGGACCGGCGCATCGAGCGCGACGTGATGCCCTGGTGCGCGCAGAACGGGATCGGGATCATGAGCTACGGCTCGCTGGCCCACGGCCTGCTGTCGGGGGCCATGACCGCCGAATACGAATTCAAGCCGAACGACTGGCGCTACTCGGGCAACGCCTTCGGACTGCCGCTTTTTGATCGCGCGAAGCACTTCCCGGCCAACATCCAGACCCAGGACCGGCTGCGGGCGATCGCCGAGCGCGAGGGCCACACCCTCCCCGATCTGGCGCTCTCCTGGGTGGTCTCGCACGAGACGGTAACCACCGCGCTGGTCGGATTCACCACTCCGGGACAGGTCGAGGATGCGGCCCGCGCGGCCGAGTGGAAACTCTCGCCCGAGCTCTACGCCGAGGTGACCGCGATATCTGACGAGGCCTACCAGCGCAACGTCTCGGGCGAGATGATGGCCCCGCCGGTGGGAACCAAGAACGCCTGGAATCCCAACCCGACCAAGTTCGCCTGA
- a CDS encoding DUF2203 family protein, which produces MPGTANRSGLPAAGAICPKTRPNKAGRGPLEEERLYSLKEARALLPATVRRLEQIAELRGQMRAWGSAAEGMAPAEGDAPGLDELLASMNARLRELSDDGILVRDLRSGIIDFPGRDADGPLCWCFRLGEPDILYWHRPDEGFAGRKPVAEDC; this is translated from the coding sequence ATCCCTGGAACCGCGAACCGCAGCGGTTTGCCGGCGGCGGGCGCGATCTGCCCGAAGACGAGGCCGAATAAGGCCGGCCGGGGACCGTTGGAGGAAGAGCGTCTCTACTCGCTAAAAGAGGCGCGCGCGCTGCTGCCGGCCACCGTTCGCCGGCTGGAGCAGATCGCCGAGCTCCGCGGGCAGATGCGGGCCTGGGGGAGCGCCGCCGAAGGGATGGCGCCGGCCGAGGGCGACGCACCCGGACTGGACGAACTGCTCGCGTCTATGAACGCGCGTTTGCGCGAGCTCTCCGACGACGGGATCCTGGTGCGCGACCTGCGCAGCGGGATCATCGATTTCCCGGGCCGCGACGCCGACGGACCGCTGTGCTGGTGCTTCCGCCTGGGCGAACCTGACATCCTGTACTGGCACCGCCCCGACGAGGGCTTCGCGGGCCGCAAACCGGTCGCTGAAGATTGCTGA
- a CDS encoding proteasome accessory factor PafA2 family protein, which produces MQDALFGTEVEFGVTGAVDAPLAAAMVKTEIFDGYRYGVVDPAPREWGETPANGGFLFNGGRLLIDSGHLEYATPECRTLASLVAQEMAVEQILGETVGRLGKDESIYFVKSNTDYCGNTFGYHESYSMRRRPDDDLVIAGLMPFLVTRQIFAGAGMVFFGGRNEVARYFISQRAQFADVGVSRRVRYGGRPIINLRDEPLGTRARLHVIIGDANRSEYATALKIGTAALVTQLLDGGWTQPLTLSTPVRDLRQIAANTEGDWTVQDERYGSVSAVEVQRLYLHEATRRFAGRDADTDWTLENWAAVLDQLESDPEKLNGKLDWVTKRGVLREVAGESESGWSDRDLLKVDQAYHIVGSEQSVFAALRERSEMGFLLPAPVARRAIASPPTDTRAFARAQVLRALAEAGAADHVNWRRLRNGLSDYALWEGRLYRVYSYIDGWEEIEASGAWDVVPYVLDWESIAVNGAVLQISDPFERYAEDSAAFAGQIGQLLEEPPYDEAEFEEDDLDPEEGL; this is translated from the coding sequence ATGCAGGACGCGCTGTTCGGGACCGAAGTCGAGTTCGGCGTAACCGGCGCGGTCGACGCGCCGCTGGCGGCGGCGATGGTCAAGACCGAGATCTTCGACGGCTACCGCTACGGGGTGGTCGATCCGGCCCCCCGCGAGTGGGGCGAGACCCCCGCCAACGGCGGTTTTCTGTTCAACGGCGGGCGCCTGCTGATCGACTCCGGGCACCTCGAATACGCCACTCCCGAATGCCGCACCCTGGCCTCGCTGGTGGCCCAGGAAATGGCCGTCGAGCAGATTCTGGGCGAGACGGTCGGGCGATTGGGCAAGGACGAGAGCATCTATTTCGTCAAGAGCAACACCGACTACTGCGGCAACACCTTCGGCTACCACGAGAGCTATTCGATGCGCCGCCGCCCCGACGACGACCTGGTCATCGCCGGGCTCATGCCGTTCCTGGTCACCCGCCAGATCTTCGCCGGGGCCGGGATGGTCTTCTTCGGCGGCCGCAACGAAGTGGCCCGGTACTTCATTTCGCAGCGGGCCCAGTTTGCCGACGTGGGGGTTTCGCGGCGGGTCCGCTACGGCGGCCGCCCGATCATCAACCTGCGCGACGAGCCGCTGGGGACCAGGGCCCGCCTGCACGTGATCATCGGCGACGCCAACCGTTCCGAATACGCCACCGCGCTCAAGATTGGCACCGCCGCGCTGGTAACCCAGCTCCTTGATGGCGGCTGGACCCAGCCGCTGACGCTCAGCACGCCGGTCCGCGATCTGCGCCAGATAGCGGCCAACACCGAGGGCGACTGGACGGTCCAGGACGAGCGCTACGGGTCGGTGTCCGCGGTGGAGGTGCAGCGCCTTTACCTGCACGAGGCCACGCGGCGCTTCGCCGGCCGCGATGCCGACACCGACTGGACGCTGGAGAACTGGGCCGCCGTGCTCGACCAGCTGGAAAGCGACCCCGAAAAGCTGAACGGCAAGTTGGACTGGGTCACCAAGCGCGGCGTGCTGCGCGAGGTCGCCGGCGAGAGCGAATCGGGCTGGAGCGACCGGGACCTGCTCAAGGTCGATCAGGCCTATCACATAGTGGGATCCGAGCAGAGCGTGTTCGCCGCCCTGCGCGAGCGCTCCGAGATGGGTTTTCTGCTGCCGGCGCCGGTGGCCCGGCGGGCGATCGCCTCCCCGCCCACCGACACCCGCGCGTTCGCCCGGGCCCAGGTCCTGCGGGCCCTGGCCGAGGCCGGCGCGGCCGATCACGTGAACTGGCGGCGGCTGCGCAACGGACTGTCCGACTACGCCCTGTGGGAGGGCCGCCTGTACCGGGTCTATTCCTACATTGACGGCTGGGAGGAGATCGAGGCCTCCGGAGCCTGGGACGTGGTGCCCTACGTGCTGGACTGGGAATCGATCGCGGTCAACGGCGCGGTGCTGCAGATCAGCGATCCGTTTGAACGCTATGCCGAGGATTCGGCCGCCTTCGCCGGGCAGATCGGCCAACTGCTCGAAGAACCCCCCTACGACGAGGCCGAATTCGAGGAAGACGATCTCGACCCGGAGGAGGGCCTTTGA
- a CDS encoding aldo/keto reductase, whose product MEYRTFGDSELEVSVIGFGGWPMGGSNYGLVDDGESKAAVRHAFDLGITCFDNAAVYGVGHSERVMGAALKPIRDQIVLVTKCGLAWNDEVKRVERNGTRESVLASCERSLKDLGTDYIDLLLVHWPDVYTPFEETMRALEELRQAGKIRYAGVSNFMPEMLEECRRHLGIVANQMGYSLLERRIERDVMPWCEENGIGIMGYGSLAHGLLSGAMGAGHQFETGDWRATGHAFGLPIFDREKHFPANVEVQNRLRAIAEREGHTLPELATAWVLAHEVVTTALVGFRTQAEVDEAARAADWKLTAELYAEVAAISDEAYQRNVAEELLTPPIGNWNPWNRQPQRFGTAGLSPSDRTND is encoded by the coding sequence ATGGAATATCGCACGTTCGGCGACTCGGAGCTGGAAGTCTCGGTGATCGGGTTCGGCGGATGGCCGATGGGCGGGTCAAATTACGGCCTGGTCGACGACGGCGAAAGCAAGGCCGCGGTTCGGCATGCGTTCGACCTGGGAATCACCTGTTTCGACAACGCCGCCGTCTACGGCGTGGGCCATTCCGAGCGCGTGATGGGGGCGGCGCTCAAACCGATACGCGACCAGATCGTGCTGGTGACCAAGTGCGGGCTGGCCTGGAACGACGAGGTCAAGCGCGTCGAGCGCAACGGCACCCGGGAAAGCGTCTTAGCATCCTGCGAGCGGAGCCTCAAGGATCTCGGGACCGACTACATCGACCTGCTGCTAGTCCACTGGCCCGACGTTTACACCCCCTTCGAGGAGACGATGCGGGCGCTCGAGGAACTCCGGCAGGCCGGCAAGATCCGCTACGCCGGGGTCTCCAACTTCATGCCCGAGATGCTGGAGGAGTGCCGGCGGCACCTGGGGATCGTGGCCAATCAGATGGGATATTCGCTGCTGGAACGCCGGATCGAGCGCGACGTGATGCCATGGTGTGAAGAAAACGGGATCGGGATCATGGGTTATGGTTCGCTGGCCCACGGCCTGCTCTCGGGGGCGATGGGCGCCGGCCACCAGTTCGAGACCGGCGACTGGCGGGCTACCGGTCACGCATTCGGACTGCCAATCTTTGACCGCGAAAAGCACTTCCCGGCCAACGTGGAGGTCCAGAACCGGCTCCGCGCGATTGCCGAACGCGAAGGCCACACCCTGCCCGAACTTGCGACGGCCTGGGTTCTTGCCCACGAGGTTGTGACCACCGCGCTGGTCGGATTCCGGACCCAGGCCGAAGTCGACGAGGCCGCCCGCGCGGCCGACTGGAAGCTCACGGCCGAGCTCTACGCCGAGGTGGCCGCGATCTCCGACGAGGCCTACCAGCGCAACGTCGCCGAAGAGCTGTTGACTCCGCCGATCGGAAACTGGAATCCGTGGAATCGGCAACCGCAGCGGTTCGGCACCGCCGGACTCTCGCCCTCCGATCGGACAAACGACTAG
- a CDS encoding ribonucleoside-diphosphate reductase subunit alpha translates to MALDVGAMLVRKRDGRVVPFDVKRIRDAMAKAFRADLGVPVDQPLPEALEAEVEGITRAVVEGVSTKALTDPGADVEFIQNNVEEELMRRGHFTIARSYILYRAERTRLRSIRRIVQPADQIREPIHVIKQDQSRQPLQVARIRAELFEVFRGLDGRCSIDDIEDEVFLSLHDGISSADIQRALILVARQCMEREPAYDRVATRLLLRLIYREALGIAPTITELDVPYRKGFVPYLQAGVEAGRIDAKLLEFDLERLQLALRLDRDDNFRILGLQTLYDRYLLHIDQRRIETPQYFWMRVAMGLAQNEDDREARAIEFYEVLSRCLFVSATPTLFNSGTPHPQLSSCYLSTVSDDLEGIFKCISDNASLSKWAGGLGNDWTPIRATGSHIKGTNGESQGVIPFLKIVNDTAVAVNQGGKRKGAVCAYLETWHLDIESFVELRKNTGDERRRTHDMNTANWVPDLFMRRVEQNGRWTLFSPDEVPDLHDLYGKAFTERYEHYERQAKRGQIRRYKEVEARDLWRQMLSMLFETGHPWITFKDPSNIRSPQDHVGVVHSSNLCTEILLNTSSTETAVCNLGSLNLPAHTTPEGIDEELLAKTVATAMRMLDNVIDINFYPTPEAQRSNTAHRPVGLGVMGFQDALYIQRIPYASQEAVEFADLSMELISYHAILASSELAAQRGPYPSYQGSKWDRGLLPIDTIDLLEQERGEPVEMNRDRTQDWGLVRSRINRDGMRNSNVLAIAPTATISNIAGVSQSIEPIYRNLYAKSNLSGDFTILNPYLVRDLQRLDLWDRRMIEDLKYYDGVLAEISRIPEDLRRLYLAATQIEPAWLIECAARRQKWIDMGQSLNLYIATPSGKAVDEMYFLAWRRGLKTTYYLRSFAPTQIEKTSIDINARAIQPRWMKSESASSRIAVKRAEAPAEVRSTVNGLVCDPFDEECEACQ, encoded by the coding sequence ATGGCGCTCGATGTAGGTGCCATGTTGGTGCGCAAGCGCGATGGTCGCGTTGTTCCATTCGACGTAAAGCGCATCCGCGACGCGATGGCCAAAGCATTCCGTGCCGACCTCGGAGTACCGGTCGATCAACCGCTGCCCGAAGCGCTGGAAGCCGAGGTAGAGGGCATCACCCGCGCGGTCGTGGAAGGGGTGTCAACCAAGGCCCTGACCGACCCGGGCGCCGACGTCGAGTTCATCCAGAACAACGTCGAAGAGGAACTGATGCGGCGCGGCCACTTCACGATCGCCCGCTCCTACATCCTCTACCGCGCCGAGCGCACCCGCCTGCGCTCGATCCGGCGGATCGTTCAGCCGGCCGACCAGATCCGCGAGCCCATCCATGTAATCAAACAGGACCAGTCGCGCCAGCCTCTGCAGGTCGCGCGCATACGCGCCGAACTGTTCGAGGTCTTCCGCGGATTGGACGGCCGTTGCTCGATCGACGACATCGAGGACGAGGTATTCCTCTCGCTCCACGACGGAATCTCTTCGGCCGACATCCAGCGCGCCCTCATCCTGGTGGCCCGCCAGTGCATGGAGCGCGAACCGGCCTACGACCGCGTCGCCACCCGGTTGCTGCTGCGCCTGATCTACCGCGAGGCCCTGGGCATCGCTCCGACCATCACCGAACTCGACGTGCCTTACCGCAAGGGCTTCGTACCCTACCTGCAGGCCGGCGTCGAGGCGGGAAGAATCGATGCCAAGCTGCTGGAATTCGACCTCGAGCGCCTGCAGCTGGCGCTGCGCTTGGACCGCGACGACAACTTCCGGATCCTCGGTCTGCAGACCCTTTACGACCGGTACCTGCTGCACATCGACCAGCGCCGGATCGAGACCCCGCAGTACTTCTGGATGCGGGTGGCGATGGGGCTGGCCCAGAACGAGGATGACCGCGAAGCGCGGGCAATCGAGTTCTACGAGGTCCTCTCGCGCTGCCTTTTCGTGTCGGCCACGCCGACCCTGTTCAACTCCGGCACGCCGCATCCCCAGCTCTCGTCCTGCTACCTCTCCACGGTCAGCGACGACCTGGAGGGGATATTCAAGTGCATCTCCGATAACGCCTCGCTGTCCAAGTGGGCCGGGGGGCTGGGCAACGACTGGACCCCGATTCGCGCCACCGGTTCCCACATCAAGGGCACCAACGGCGAGAGCCAGGGCGTGATCCCGTTCCTCAAGATCGTCAACGACACCGCGGTGGCGGTGAACCAGGGCGGGAAGCGCAAGGGCGCCGTCTGCGCCTACCTGGAAACCTGGCACCTGGACATCGAAAGCTTCGTCGAGCTCCGCAAAAACACCGGCGACGAGCGCCGCCGCACCCACGATATGAATACCGCCAACTGGGTCCCGGACCTGTTCATGCGGCGGGTTGAACAGAACGGTCGCTGGACGCTGTTCTCGCCCGACGAGGTGCCAGACCTGCACGACCTATACGGCAAGGCCTTCACCGAGCGCTACGAGCACTATGAACGCCAAGCAAAGCGCGGGCAGATCCGCCGCTACAAGGAAGTCGAGGCGCGGGATCTCTGGCGCCAGATGCTCTCGATGCTCTTCGAGACCGGGCATCCCTGGATCACGTTCAAGGACCCGTCCAACATCCGCTCGCCGCAGGACCACGTCGGGGTCGTGCACAGCTCCAACCTGTGCACCGAAATCCTGCTGAACACATCCTCCACCGAGACCGCGGTCTGCAACCTGGGTTCGCTCAACCTGCCCGCCCACACGACTCCCGAGGGAATCGACGAGGAGCTGCTGGCCAAGACCGTCGCCACCGCGATGCGGATGCTGGACAACGTCATCGACATCAACTTCTATCCGACTCCGGAGGCCCAGCGCTCCAATACCGCCCACCGTCCGGTCGGGCTGGGCGTCATGGGTTTCCAGGACGCGCTGTACATCCAGCGCATTCCCTACGCCTCGCAGGAGGCGGTGGAATTTGCCGATCTTTCGATGGAGCTGATTTCATACCACGCGATCCTGGCCTCGTCCGAGCTGGCCGCCCAGCGCGGGCCGTACCCCAGCTACCAGGGGTCGAAGTGGGACCGCGGGCTGCTCCCGATCGACACCATCGATCTGCTGGAGCAGGAGCGCGGCGAACCGGTCGAGATGAATCGCGACCGGACCCAGGACTGGGGCCTGGTGCGCTCGCGGATCAACCGCGACGGAATGCGCAATTCCAACGTTCTGGCAATTGCCCCGACTGCGACGATTTCCAACATTGCCGGGGTCTCGCAGTCGATCGAGCCGATCTACCGCAACCTCTACGCCAAGTCGAACCTCTCCGGGGACTTCACGATCCTGAACCCGTACCTTGTTCGCGACCTGCAGCGCCTGGACCTCTGGGATAGGCGCATGATCGAGGACCTGAAGTACTACGACGGCGTGCTGGCCGAAATCTCAAGAATCCCCGAGGATTTGCGGCGTCTCTACCTGGCCGCGACCCAGATCGAGCCGGCCTGGCTGATCGAATGCGCGGCCCGTCGCCAGAAGTGGATCGACATGGGTCAGTCGCTGAACCTCTACATTGCCACCCCGTCGGGGAAAGCGGTCGACGAGATGTACTTCCTGGCTTGGCGGCGGGGCCTGAAGACCACCTACTACCTGCGCTCGTTCGCCCCTACCCAGATCGAAAAGACGTCGATCGACATCAACGCCCGCGCCATCCAGCCGCGCTGGATGAAATCCGAGTCGGCCTCGTCCCGGATCGCGGTTAAGCGCGCCGAAGCCCCAGCCGAAGTCCGCTCCACCGTCAACGGGCTGGTGTGCGACCCGTTCGACGAGGAATGCGAGGCCTGCCAGTAG
- a CDS encoding aldo/keto reductase, producing MEYRKFGDSDLEVSVVGFGGWPMGGTQYGEVDDSEGQDAVRRAFDLGVTCFDNAAGYGLGHSERVMGAALKPIRDQIVLVTKCGIAWNDAEKRMERNGTRAHVLESCERSLENLQTDYIDLLLIHWPDVDTPFEETMRALEELQQAGKIRYAGVSNFMPEMLTECKKHLGIVANQMGYSMLERRIERDVMPWCEQNGVGIMSYGSLAHGLLSGAMPADYQFETWDWRDSGHAFGMPFFDRQKHFPANVETQDRLRAIAEREGHTLPDLALAWVLSHEVVSTALVGFRTPAEVNDAARAAEWKLSPELYAEVTAISDEAYQRNVADEMMVSPKGGWNPWNREPQRFAGGGRDLPEDEAE from the coding sequence ATGGAATACCGCAAATTCGGAGATTCGGACCTCGAGGTCTCAGTAGTTGGTTTCGGCGGCTGGCCGATGGGTGGTACCCAGTACGGCGAAGTCGACGACAGCGAGGGCCAGGACGCGGTGCGGAGGGCCTTTGACCTGGGGGTCACGTGTTTCGACAACGCCGCCGGCTACGGACTGGGTCATTCCGAGCGGGTGATGGGCGCGGCGCTCAAGCCGATCCGCGACCAGATCGTGCTGGTGACCAAGTGCGGAATCGCCTGGAACGACGCCGAAAAGCGGATGGAACGCAACGGCACCCGCGCCCACGTGCTGGAGTCCTGCGAGCGGAGCCTTGAGAACCTGCAGACCGACTACATCGACCTGCTGCTGATCCACTGGCCCGACGTCGATACGCCGTTCGAGGAGACGATGCGCGCCCTGGAAGAGCTGCAGCAGGCCGGCAAGATCCGCTACGCCGGGGTCTCAAACTTCATGCCGGAGATGCTTACCGAGTGCAAGAAGCACCTGGGGATAGTCGCCAACCAAATGGGCTACTCGATGCTGGAACGCCGCATCGAGCGCGACGTGATGCCTTGGTGCGAGCAGAACGGGGTGGGGATCATGAGCTACGGCTCGCTGGCCCACGGCCTGCTTTCGGGCGCGATGCCGGCCGACTACCAGTTCGAGACCTGGGACTGGCGCGATTCCGGCCATGCCTTCGGCATGCCGTTCTTCGACCGCCAGAAGCACTTCCCGGCCAACGTCGAAACCCAAGACCGGCTGCGGGCGATCGCCGAGCGCGAGGGCCACACCCTGCCCGATCTGGCCCTGGCTTGGGTGCTCTCGCACGAGGTCGTATCCACCGCGCTGGTCGGGTTCCGGACCCCGGCCGAAGTCAACGACGCCGCCCGCGCGGCCGAGTGGAAACTCTCGCCCGAGCTCTACGCCGAGGTGACCGCGATATCCGACGAGGCCTATCAGCGCAACGTCGCCGACGAGATGATGGTCTCTCCCAAGGGCGGCTGGAATCCCTGGAACCGCGAACCGCAGCGGTTTGCCGGCGGCGGGCGCGATCTGCCCGAAGACGAGGCCGAATAA
- a CDS encoding cyclic nucleotide-binding domain-containing protein, producing MNPALAAIWEWAGYAVRSAGWKIRTGRIEEALAGIELFERLSPEFRRQLARRSRLLIAEPGTVITEPGMRDRNLYVLAAGSVRLSVPSHPDEGQRRGWLVGEGAAFGNFERVLGLPEMIHASAEAHSEVLVLDVGSLLGGEVQRSDLTAALNESYLRTVFAAYLRNITYLAQLEDEQIESLAARFSWRRHPAGAILYRQGDYGTDFYFLRRGQALLQVSHFDRGRGRRRTRFHELSEGDHFGELALLGQTARPASVRAITALSTLVIRRDALLDFYAEYPQTQSGIEQGMLDYVSSRAWLEKHDLPSPPRPDVNWLEPMHDDSRVEWLKRSSGDSVAGLGA from the coding sequence TTGAACCCGGCCCTGGCGGCGATCTGGGAATGGGCCGGCTACGCGGTGCGCTCCGCCGGCTGGAAGATCCGTACCGGCCGGATCGAGGAGGCGCTGGCCGGGATCGAACTGTTCGAGCGGCTGTCCCCGGAATTTCGCCGCCAGCTGGCCCGGCGCAGCCGGCTGCTGATCGCCGAGCCCGGGACGGTCATCACCGAACCCGGCATGCGCGACCGCAATCTCTACGTGCTGGCGGCCGGCTCGGTGCGACTCTCGGTGCCGAGCCATCCCGACGAGGGTCAGCGGCGCGGCTGGCTGGTCGGCGAGGGCGCGGCGTTCGGCAACTTCGAAAGGGTCCTGGGGCTGCCGGAGATGATCCACGCCTCGGCCGAGGCCCACAGCGAAGTCCTGGTCCTGGATGTCGGCTCGCTGCTCGGCGGGGAGGTCCAGCGCTCCGATCTGACCGCGGCCCTGAACGAGTCGTATCTGCGGACCGTGTTCGCCGCCTACCTGCGCAACATCACCTACCTGGCCCAACTCGAGGACGAACAGATCGAATCGCTGGCGGCGCGCTTCAGCTGGCGGCGCCACCCGGCCGGGGCAATCCTCTACCGTCAGGGCGACTACGGCACCGACTTCTACTTTCTGCGGCGCGGCCAGGCGCTGTTGCAGGTCTCGCACTTCGACCGCGGCCGCGGTCGCCGCCGGACCCGTTTCCACGAACTCTCCGAAGGCGACCACTTCGGCGAACTAGCCCTGCTCGGGCAGACCGCGCGTCCGGCTTCGGTGCGGGCGATCACGGCGCTCTCGACGCTGGTGATCCGGCGCGACGCGCTGCTGGATTTTTACGCCGAATACCCGCAGACCCAGAGCGGCATAGAGCAGGGGATGCTCGACTACGTCTCCTCGCGCGCGTGGCTCGAAAAACACGACTTGCCGTCACCGCCGCGGCCGGACGTGAACTGGCTGGAGCCGATGCACGACGACTCCAGAGTCGAGTGGCTCAAGCGCAGCAGCGGCGATTCGGTTGCCGGGCTCGGCGCGTAA